A genomic window from Pseudomonas marvdashtae includes:
- the mscL gene encoding large-conductance mechanosensitive channel protein MscL, whose translation MGVLSEFKAFAVKGNVVDMAVGIIIGAAFGKIVSSFVGDVVMPPLGLLIGGVDFSDLAITLKAAQGDTPAVMLAYGKFIQTMVDFIIVAFAIFMGVKAINRLKREEAVAPSAPPVPSKEEQLLSEIRDLLKAQNERP comes from the coding sequence ATGGGCGTGCTAAGCGAGTTCAAGGCCTTCGCGGTCAAGGGCAATGTCGTCGACATGGCCGTCGGGATCATCATCGGTGCCGCTTTTGGCAAGATCGTTTCGTCATTTGTTGGCGATGTGGTCATGCCACCACTCGGCCTGTTGATCGGCGGAGTGGATTTCAGTGATCTGGCTATCACACTCAAGGCCGCCCAGGGCGATACGCCTGCGGTAATGCTGGCCTATGGCAAATTCATCCAAACGATGGTGGACTTCATCATCGTCGCTTTCGCCATTTTCATGGGTGTCAAGGCCATCAACCGTCTCAAGCGCGAAGAGGCCGTCGCTCCGAGCGCGCCCCCTGTTCCCTCCAAGGAAGAACAACTGCTGAGCGAGATCCGCGATCTGCTCAAGGCCCAGAACGAACGGCCCTGA
- a CDS encoding ankyrin repeat domain-containing protein — protein MHKLLFSMFAAWSLNALAELPVVADPAAVQEQLQTYYFDAARRGDVPMLDTFIEAGYSLDTRDEKGYTALILAAYHGHARAVERLLAAGADACAQDKRGNTALMGAIFKGEVQIARRLLSTDCSPDQRNGAGQTAAMYAGLFKRGELLDALKAKGADLEARDRLGNTATDLARGEIRMPAPQ, from the coding sequence ATGCACAAATTGCTTTTTTCGATGTTCGCGGCGTGGTCATTGAATGCGTTGGCAGAACTGCCTGTAGTTGCCGATCCGGCTGCGGTACAGGAGCAATTGCAAACCTATTATTTTGACGCCGCTCGACGGGGCGACGTGCCGATGCTCGATACCTTCATCGAGGCCGGCTACTCCCTCGACACCCGGGATGAGAAGGGCTACACCGCATTGATCCTGGCGGCTTATCACGGCCATGCTCGCGCCGTGGAGCGGTTGTTGGCCGCTGGTGCGGATGCCTGTGCCCAAGACAAACGCGGCAACACCGCCTTGATGGGGGCCATCTTCAAGGGCGAGGTGCAGATCGCGCGTCGTCTGTTGTCCACCGATTGCAGCCCGGACCAGCGCAATGGCGCGGGACAGACCGCCGCGATGTATGCCGGTCTGTTCAAGCGTGGCGAGTTGCTCGACGCCTTGAAGGCCAAGGGTGCCGATCTGGAAGCCAGGGATCGGTTGGGCAATACCGCGACGGATCTGGCCAGG
- the katB gene encoding catalase KatB produces MNTSLGLGAFSNRHSLVVLTASLFSLSVNAATLTRDNGAVVGDNQNSQTAGPNGPTLLQDVQLIQKLQRFDRERIPERVVHARGTGAHGEFTVSNDLSDLTKAKVFAAGQVTPVFVRFSAVVHGNHSPETLRDPRGFATKFYTADGNWDLVGNNFPTFFIRDAIKFPDMVHAFKPDPRTNLDDDSRRFDFFSHVPEATRTLTELYSNSGTPASYREMDGNGVHAYKLINAKGEVSYVKFHWKSLQGLKNLDPKEVVKVQGQDYSHMTHDLVSHINKGDFPKWDLYVQVLKPQDLSTFDFDPLDATKIWPDVPERKVGQMVLNRNPANVFQETEQVAMAPANLVPGIEPSEDRLLQGRVFSYADTQMYRVGPNALQLPINAPKVAVNNGNQDGAMNFGGTSTGVNYQPSRLMPREEQPAARYSQAALSGSTQQAKIQREQNFKQAGDLYRSFNQKERNDLIESFGGSLATTDDESKHIILSFLYKADPEYGTGVARVAKGDLARVKALAEKLSD; encoded by the coding sequence ATGAACACTTCCCTTGGCCTCGGCGCTTTTTCCAATCGCCATTCCCTCGTTGTGCTGACCGCCAGCCTGTTTTCCTTATCCGTCAACGCCGCTACCCTCACCCGTGACAACGGCGCTGTTGTGGGTGACAACCAGAACTCGCAAACCGCCGGCCCCAATGGCCCGACGCTGTTGCAGGATGTGCAATTGATCCAGAAACTGCAGCGTTTCGATCGTGAGCGGATCCCCGAGCGCGTCGTGCACGCCCGTGGTACCGGTGCCCATGGCGAGTTTACGGTTTCCAATGACCTGAGCGACCTGACCAAGGCCAAAGTCTTCGCCGCTGGCCAGGTCACGCCGGTGTTCGTGCGTTTCTCCGCCGTCGTGCATGGCAATCATTCGCCGGAGACGTTGCGAGACCCTCGCGGCTTCGCCACCAAGTTCTATACGGCGGACGGTAATTGGGATCTGGTAGGCAATAACTTCCCGACATTTTTCATTCGCGACGCCATCAAGTTTCCCGACATGGTCCATGCGTTCAAGCCCGACCCGCGGACTAACTTGGATGATGACTCCCGGCGTTTCGACTTCTTTTCCCATGTCCCCGAAGCGACCCGCACGCTGACCGAGTTGTATTCGAACTCCGGTACGCCAGCCAGTTATCGCGAGATGGACGGTAACGGCGTACACGCTTACAAACTGATCAACGCCAAAGGCGAAGTCAGTTACGTAAAGTTTCATTGGAAAAGTTTGCAGGGGCTGAAGAACCTCGATCCGAAAGAAGTTGTGAAAGTTCAGGGTCAGGATTACAGCCACATGACCCACGACTTGGTCAGTCACATCAACAAGGGCGACTTTCCAAAGTGGGATTTGTATGTACAAGTCCTCAAGCCGCAGGACTTGTCCACGTTCGACTTCGACCCGTTGGACGCCACCAAGATCTGGCCGGATGTACCTGAGCGCAAAGTTGGGCAAATGGTCTTGAATCGCAATCCGGCAAATGTTTTCCAGGAAACCGAACAGGTGGCGATGGCGCCGGCAAATCTGGTTCCGGGTATCGAGCCTTCGGAGGATCGCCTGTTGCAAGGCCGGGTCTTCTCATATGCCGATACGCAAATGTACCGGGTCGGGCCGAACGCCCTGCAATTGCCGATCAACGCTCCCAAGGTTGCAGTAAACAATGGCAACCAGGACGGCGCGATGAATTTCGGCGGCACCAGTACCGGCGTGAATTATCAGCCGAGCCGTTTGATGCCACGGGAAGAACAGCCAGCGGCACGTTATAGCCAGGCAGCGCTGAGCGGCAGCACCCAGCAGGCGAAAATCCAGCGTGAGCAGAACTTCAAGCAGGCCGGCGATCTGTATCGTTCGTTCAACCAGAAGGAGCGCAATGATTTGATCGAAAGCTTCGGTGGCTCGCTGGCGACCACCGATGACGAGAGCAAGCACATCATCCTGTCGTTCCTCTACAAGGCTGATCCTGAATACGGCACTGGCGTGGCACGTGTCGCCAAAGGCGATCTGGCGCGGGTCAAGGCGCTGGCCGAGAAACTGAGCGACTGA